A window from Labrus mixtus chromosome 14, fLabMix1.1, whole genome shotgun sequence encodes these proteins:
- the mogat2 gene encoding 2-acylglycerol O-acyltransferase 2: protein MKIDFAPLDTPLNRRLQTAAVLQWVYSFLALAPTCIVLFFYLLFTRFWLISVLYVVWWYFDYDTPSRGGRRVPYLCRLKLWEHMRDYFPVKLVKTADLDPRNNYVLGFHPHGVLVAGAFTNFCTYATDITQLFPGLTTYLLMLPLWFRAPFFRDYIMCAGLIPSDKESARYPLSKRKGGNAVVIAVGGAPEALDAHPGTFNVLLAQKKGFIKMAMEHGAHLVPVFSFGENEVFDQVGNSRGTWLRWTQEKLQSIMGISLPLFHARGVFQYSFGLMPYRKPIHTVVGRPIRVEKNEKPTAEELDALHQLYMEELSNLFDEHKGNYGVDKDTHLNFV from the exons ATGAAGATAGATTTTGCCCCTCTGGATACCCCGCTCAACAGGAGGCTGCAGACGGCCGCGGTGCTGCAGTGGGTCTACTCTTTCCTGGCCCTGG ccCCGACCTGCATCGTCCTCTTCTTCTACCTCCTCTTCACTCGTTTCTGGCTCATCAGCGTGCTGTATGTCGTCTGGTGGTACTTTGACTACGACACACCATCACGAGGAGGCCGCAGGGTGCCATACTTATGTCGTCTGAAATTATGGGAACACATGCGGGATTACTTCCCCGTCAAG TTGGTGAAAACCGCTGACCTCGACCCCAGGAACAACTACGTCCTGGGTTTCCATCCTCATGGTGTTTTGGTGGCCGGAGCTTTCACCAACTTCTGCACCTACGCCACAGACATCACCCAGCTGTTTCCTGGACTCACCACCTACCTGCTCATGTTGCCCCTGTGGTTCAGAGCCCCGTTCTTCAGAGACTACATCATGTGTGCAG GTCTGATTCCTTCGGACAAAGAGAGTGCACGATATCCTCTCAGCAAAAGGAAAGGTGGTAACGCTGTGGTCATAGCTGTTGGTGGGGCCCCGGAGGCCCTGGACGCCCACCCCGGTACCTTTAATGTCCTGTTGGCCCAGAAGAAAGGCTTCATCAAAATGGCCATGGAGCACGG tgcTCATCTGGTGccagtgttttcttttggagAGAACGAAGTGTTTGATCAAGTAGGAAACTCACGAGGAACCTGGCTGAGGTGGACACAGGAAAAGCTGCAAAGCATCATGGGTATCTCCCTGCCTCTCTTCCATGCACGTGGTGTGTTCCAGTACTCCTTCGGTCTCATGCCCTACAGAAAACCCATCCACACTGTGG TCGGACGGCCGATCAGGGTGGAGAAGAACGAGAAGCCGACAGCAGAGGAACTGGACGCCCTCCATCAGCTCTACATGGAGGAGCTCAGCAACCTGTTTGATGAGCACAAAGGAAACTACGGAGTGGACAaggacacacacctgaactttGTCTAA